In a single window of the Betaproteobacteria bacterium genome:
- a CDS encoding HNH endonuclease gives MILALDMAGRPNRWLLIEQAITYHAREMVAWSIGDMVCTFRGGLSRLTGQRSSISTRSIIAIRGPADVAREEKSEPHLTNWALYRRDRQLCAYCGSRFREGDLSRDHVVPLHLGGRDRWMNVVTACRTCNTLKGGRTPEAAHMPLLYAPYIPSRHEHLILQNRRILQDQMEYLMARVPKHSRLHLS, from the coding sequence ATGATTCTGGCATTGGACATGGCGGGGCGGCCCAACCGCTGGTTGCTCATCGAGCAGGCCATCACTTATCACGCCCGCGAAATGGTGGCGTGGTCCATAGGCGACATGGTGTGCACCTTCCGCGGGGGGCTATCCCGGCTCACCGGGCAGCGCTCTTCCATCTCCACCCGTAGCATCATCGCCATCCGCGGGCCCGCGGACGTGGCGCGGGAGGAGAAATCCGAGCCACATCTGACCAACTGGGCCTTGTACCGCCGGGACCGGCAATTGTGCGCCTATTGCGGCTCGCGCTTCCGTGAGGGGGACTTGTCGCGGGATCACGTGGTTCCTTTGCACCTGGGTGGGAGGGACCGCTGGATGAACGTCGTCACCGCTTGCCGCACCTGCAACACATTGAAGGGGGGCCGCACTCCCGAGGCGGCTCACATGCCGCTCTTGTACGCGCCCTACATACCCAGCCGCCACGAGCATCTGATCCTGCAAAACCGCCGCATATTGCAAGACCAGATGGAATACCTGATGGCGCGGGTGCCAAAGCACAGCCGCTTGCATTTGAGCTGA
- the groL gene encoding chaperonin GroEL has translation MAAKEVKFHDSARHRIVAGVNILADAVKVTLGPKGRNVVIERSWGSPTVTKDGVSVAKEIELKDRFENMGAQMVKEVASKTSDIAGDGTTTATVLAQSIVQEGMKYVAAGMNPMDLKRGIDRGVSAIVDELKRISKPCSTTKEIAQVGSISANSDSDIGKIIADAMDKVGKEGVITVEDGKSLNNELDVVEGMQFDRGYLSPYFINNPDKQIAVHEDCYILFHDKKISNIRDLLPVLEQVAKSGKPLLIVAEEVEGEALATLVVNNMRGILKTCAVKAPGFGDRRKAMLEDMAVLTGGTVISDELGLKLENVTLKDLGRAKRVEVEKENSILIDGAGDKAQIEGRIKSIRTQIEEVTSDYDREKLQERVAKLAGGVALIKVGAATEVEMKEKKARVEDALHATRAAVEEGIVPGGGVALLRARSALASLKGDNHDQDAGIKIISRALEEPLRWIAYNGGVEASVVLNKVVEGKGNFGYNAATDQYGDLVQMGVIDPTKVARCALQNAASIAGLILTTDAMVAELPKDDKAHAMPHGGGGDMDY, from the coding sequence ATGGCTGCAAAAGAAGTTAAGTTCCACGATTCCGCCCGCCACCGCATCGTCGCGGGCGTCAACATCCTGGCCGACGCCGTCAAGGTCACGCTGGGACCCAAGGGCCGTAACGTCGTCATCGAAAGATCCTGGGGCTCGCCCACCGTCACCAAGGACGGCGTGTCGGTCGCAAAGGAAATCGAGCTGAAGGACAGGTTCGAGAACATGGGCGCCCAGATGGTCAAGGAAGTGGCTTCCAAGACTTCGGACATCGCGGGCGATGGCACCACCACCGCCACCGTGCTGGCCCAATCCATCGTCCAGGAAGGCATGAAGTACGTCGCCGCCGGAATGAATCCGATGGATCTCAAGCGCGGCATCGACAGAGGTGTCAGCGCCATCGTCGATGAGCTCAAGAGGATCTCCAAGCCCTGCTCCACCACCAAGGAAATCGCCCAAGTCGGGTCCATCTCCGCGAATTCGGATTCCGACATCGGCAAGATCATCGCCGATGCCATGGACAAGGTCGGCAAGGAAGGCGTGATCACCGTCGAAGACGGCAAGAGCCTGAATAACGAGCTGGACGTGGTCGAGGGCATGCAGTTCGACCGCGGTTACCTGTCCCCCTACTTCATCAATAACCCAGACAAGCAAATCGCCGTTCACGAAGACTGCTACATCCTGTTCCACGACAAGAAGATCTCCAACATCCGCGATCTTCTGCCGGTGCTGGAGCAAGTCGCCAAGTCGGGCAAGCCGCTGTTGATCGTGGCGGAAGAAGTCGAAGGCGAAGCGCTAGCCACCCTGGTGGTGAACAACATGCGCGGCATCCTGAAGACCTGCGCCGTGAAGGCTCCTGGCTTCGGCGACCGCCGCAAGGCGATGCTGGAGGACATGGCGGTACTGACGGGCGGCACGGTCATCAGCGATGAACTGGGCTTGAAACTCGAAAACGTCACCTTGAAGGATCTCGGCCGTGCCAAGCGCGTGGAAGTCGAGAAGGAAAACAGCATCCTCATCGACGGCGCGGGCGACAAAGCCCAGATCGAAGGCCGCATCAAGTCCATCCGTACCCAGATCGAGGAAGTCACCAGCGACTATGATCGCGAGAAGCTGCAAGAGCGCGTCGCCAAGTTGGCGGGCGGTGTGGCGCTGATCAAGGTCGGAGCCGCGACGGAAGTCGAGATGAAAGAGAAGAAGGCCCGCGTGGAAGACGCGTTGCATGCCACCCGTGCCGCGGTCGAGGAAGGTATCGTCCCCGGCGGCGGCGTGGCGCTGTTGCGTGCGCGTTCGGCGCTCGCCTCCCTGAAGGGCGACAACCACGACCAAGATGCGGGCATCAAGATCATCAGCCGCGCCCTGGAAGAGCCGCTGCGCTGGATCGCCTACAACGGCGGCGTGGAAGCCTCCGTGGTGCTGAACAAGGTAGTGGAAGGCAAGGGCAACTTTGGCTACAACGCCGCCACCGACCAGTACGGCGATCTCGTGCAAATGGGCGTGATCGATCCCACCAAGGTCGCTCGCTGCGCGTTGCAAAACGCGGCGTCAATCGCGGGCTTGATCCTCACCACCGACGCCATGGTGGCGGAGCTGCCCAAGGACGACAAAGCCCACGCCATGCCCCATGGTGGCGGCGGAGATATGGACTACTAG
- a CDS encoding putative toxin-antitoxin system toxin component, PIN family produces the protein MLSKPILDELLGILARKFLRDAEELAHAAVFVSSLATAVRSRRKLKVLADEPGNRILECAVTGRADAIISGDKLLLKLKAYGGVRLLSLREYLA, from the coding sequence CTGCTTTCCAAACCAATTCTGGATGAATTGCTGGGCATCCTCGCCAGAAAATTTTTGCGAGATGCCGAGGAGCTTGCACACGCTGCCGTTTTTGTATCCAGTCTCGCAACTGCCGTAAGATCCCGCCGCAAACTCAAGGTCCTGGCGGATGAGCCCGGCAACCGAATCCTCGAATGCGCGGTCACTGGCCGTGCTGACGCGATAATAAGCGGAGACAAGCTGTTGCTCAAGCTTAAGGCGTACGGCGGGGTGAGACTACTCAGCCTGCGCGAATACCTCGCATGA
- a CDS encoding CoA synthetase, which produces MWVTLESMARSVPDGAMLAVPKDSSGVAMAATRELIRRGVRDLHLVCVPTSGIQADLLAGAGAVRCIETSAVTLGEYGTGPRFAAAARQGTVHVLDSTCPAIYAALQAGQKGLPFIPLRGLIGSDVMARRADWKTISNPFGEDDPIALLPALRPDFALFHASMADRDGNVFIGREREVLLMAQAAKQTLVTVERMAEGNLLEDEARAGAVIPSIYITQLALAPRGASPLGYLDLYEQDEIMLGRYARMARTEEGFNAFVQEWLRHEALTA; this is translated from the coding sequence ATGTGGGTCACCTTGGAATCCATGGCGCGAAGCGTTCCCGATGGCGCCATGCTAGCCGTGCCGAAGGACAGCAGCGGTGTCGCCATGGCCGCCACCAGGGAACTCATTCGGCGTGGCGTTCGGGACTTGCATCTCGTGTGCGTTCCCACCAGCGGGATCCAGGCGGATTTGTTGGCCGGCGCGGGAGCGGTGCGCTGCATTGAAACTTCCGCCGTGACCTTGGGCGAATATGGCACCGGGCCACGCTTCGCGGCCGCCGCGAGGCAAGGAACCGTGCACGTACTCGACTCCACCTGTCCGGCCATCTACGCCGCGTTGCAGGCTGGCCAAAAGGGGCTGCCATTCATTCCGCTGCGCGGGTTGATAGGGAGCGACGTGATGGCCCGGAGGGCCGATTGGAAGACGATCAGCAACCCCTTCGGCGAGGATGATCCCATCGCGCTCCTTCCCGCATTGCGGCCGGACTTCGCGCTATTCCACGCTTCCATGGCCGACCGCGATGGCAACGTGTTCATCGGCCGCGAACGCGAGGTCTTGCTCATGGCTCAGGCGGCCAAGCAAACGCTCGTCACCGTGGAGCGCATGGCGGAGGGAAATTTGTTGGAAGATGAAGCACGCGCTGGCGCGGTGATTCCTTCGATTTACATCACTCAGCTCGCGCTTGCGCCGCGCGGCGCATCACCCTTGGGTTATCTGGATTTGTACGAACAAGACGAGATCATGCTCGGCCGCTATGCGCGCATGGCCCGCACCGAAGAAGGATTCAATGCCTTCGTGCAGGAGTGGCTCCGGCACGAGGCGTTGACGGCATGA
- a CDS encoding Lrp/AsnC family transcriptional regulator: MVNAIVLLNIARARVGEVAEKLAAMEGISEVYSVAGRFDLVAMVRVKSNEDLADIVTNKMQKLEAIIATETLIAFRAYSQHDLEGIFSIGMK; encoded by the coding sequence ATGGTTAACGCAATCGTATTGTTGAACATCGCCCGCGCCCGTGTGGGCGAGGTAGCGGAGAAACTCGCGGCCATGGAAGGCATTTCGGAAGTGTATTCCGTGGCGGGGCGTTTCGATCTGGTGGCGATGGTTCGCGTCAAGAGTAACGAGGATTTGGCCGACATCGTCACCAACAAGATGCAAAAGCTCGAAGCGATCATAGCCACCGAAACCCTGATCGCTTTTCGCGCTTACTCCCAACACGACCTGGAGGGGATTTTCTCCATCGGTATGAAATAG
- a CDS encoding CoA synthetase, with the protein MISPCTQTELLISVIAGLLGGCAHVAVGASSPIPGSAAMLARKLAGANLRVSVLGSRKNNFFTNGGVELFDLAAQGRIDAFFLGGGQIDGEGNINLVGSGEYPNTDVRWPGSFGSAYLYYLVPKVILFREEHTPRVMVPKVDFISSPGTSAANVHRPGGPTHLLTGLGLFSFARDKKRFRLESVHPGHTADEIAAQTGFGFDRALPTPQTPLPSAEILRLIRGEIREQVAETYPRFAASAAFGG; encoded by the coding sequence ATGATCTCGCCGTGTACCCAGACTGAGTTACTGATTTCGGTCATTGCCGGTTTGCTTGGGGGCTGTGCGCACGTTGCTGTCGGCGCCTCATCGCCCATCCCCGGCTCGGCGGCCATGTTGGCACGCAAACTCGCGGGCGCAAACCTGCGGGTCTCCGTGCTTGGCTCGCGAAAGAATAATTTCTTCACCAATGGTGGCGTGGAACTCTTCGATCTAGCGGCGCAGGGGCGCATCGATGCCTTCTTTCTGGGCGGCGGCCAGATCGATGGCGAGGGCAACATCAACCTCGTGGGCAGCGGCGAGTATCCCAACACGGACGTGCGCTGGCCAGGCTCTTTCGGTTCGGCTTACTTGTACTACCTGGTGCCCAAAGTGATCTTGTTTCGCGAGGAGCATACGCCGCGCGTGATGGTGCCGAAGGTGGATTTCATCAGTTCTCCTGGAACCAGCGCGGCCAATGTGCACCGCCCAGGCGGGCCCACTCACCTGCTCACGGGATTGGGATTATTTTCCTTCGCGCGGGACAAAAAAAGATTTCGCTTGGAAAGCGTTCATCCCGGGCACACGGCGGATGAGATCGCGGCGCAAACAGGCTTCGGGTTTGACCGAGCCCTGCCTACGCCGCAAACCCCATTGCCTTCGGCGGAGATTCTGCGTTTGATTCGCGGCGAAATTCGCGAGCAGGTCGCGGAGACCTACCCGCGTTTCGCCGCCAGTGCGGCCTTTGGTGGCTAG
- a CDS encoding RNA-binding protein: MNIYVGNLAAEVTEKDLTEAFGAFGQVKSVQLMRELFSGVSKGFGFVEMPGKAHSLAAIAGLNGKELRGQPVRVNEAKPQMGGRRR; encoded by the coding sequence ATGAACATCTACGTTGGAAACCTTGCCGCCGAGGTCACTGAGAAAGATTTGACCGAGGCTTTCGGAGCCTTCGGCCAAGTGAAATCGGTGCAATTGATGCGCGAGCTATTCAGCGGCGTCTCAAAGGGTTTCGGCTTTGTCGAAATGCCAGGGAAAGCCCATTCGCTCGCGGCCATCGCCGGGTTGAACGGGAAAGAGCTTCGCGGCCAGCCCGTACGGGTCAACGAAGCAAAGCCGCAGATGGGCGGCCGGCGGCGCTAG
- a CDS encoding co-chaperone GroES: MKIRPLHDRIIVKRVDEERKTASGIVIPDTAAEKPDQGEVIAIGTGRKTEEGKVIPLQVKVGDKILFGKYSGQTVKVKGEELLVMKEEDVMGVLDNA; this comes from the coding sequence ATGAAAATTCGTCCTTTGCACGATCGCATCATCGTGAAGAGAGTGGACGAGGAGCGTAAAACCGCCTCCGGCATCGTCATCCCCGACACCGCCGCCGAGAAGCCCGATCAAGGCGAGGTCATCGCCATCGGCACCGGCCGCAAGACCGAAGAGGGGAAAGTCATTCCCTTGCAAGTCAAGGTGGGCGACAAGATTCTGTTCGGCAAGTACTCCGGGCAGACCGTGAAAGTTAAAGGCGAAGAGCTGCTCGTGATGAAAGAAGAAGACGTCATGGGCGTGCTGGACAACGCTTAA
- a CDS encoding DEAD/DEAH box helicase, translated as MSISQSFEGLGLSAKLLRAIAEQGFSVPTPIQAQAIPVVLKGDDLLATAQTGTGKTAGFVLPLLDRLAMAPRQKGAGRRIRALILTPTRELAVQVEQHIRMLGAYASFVSTTVYGGVSMRAQIQTLQRGVDILVATPGRLLDHVQQRTIDLRNVEIFVLDEADRMLDMGFMPDVRRITTLLSPERQTLMFSATFDAQTRALASTTLRNPVTIDVAHASKTTDLVTQSVYMIAQEQKTALLKHLITTEDLQQVLVFTKTKHGADRLASALERAGITADSIHGDKRQAQRTRTLQEFKRGGLQALVATDVAARGIDINGLPGVVNFDLPMTPEGYVHRIGRTGRAGLKGQAISLVTPAERGAMMAVERHLKYKIERRTPSNFQFQAADGTSKHVHTERPRTERAERSRDDARSHHRPKHEGTARPAYQERAFSSDRKPVFGAPASAPAGQRRNRPAQAPRAERSVSIGGFESASNDFSNRPRRAGKPASPAGRSFSARTRSY; from the coding sequence ATTTCCATTAGTCAGTCCTTTGAAGGGCTCGGCCTGTCGGCCAAGCTATTGCGTGCTATTGCCGAACAAGGCTTCAGCGTTCCCACTCCCATCCAAGCCCAAGCGATCCCCGTCGTATTAAAAGGGGATGACCTCTTGGCAACGGCGCAAACAGGAACCGGCAAGACCGCTGGATTCGTTCTGCCGCTTCTGGATCGTTTGGCCATGGCACCGCGCCAAAAAGGCGCGGGCCGCCGTATTCGCGCCCTGATCTTAACCCCTACCCGCGAGCTTGCGGTCCAAGTCGAGCAGCACATTCGCATGCTAGGCGCCTACGCCAGTTTTGTGTCCACCACCGTCTATGGTGGCGTGAGCATGCGGGCACAGATTCAAACCCTGCAACGCGGCGTGGATATCCTGGTCGCCACGCCCGGGCGTTTGCTCGATCACGTCCAGCAGCGCACCATCGATTTGCGCAACGTCGAGATCTTCGTGTTGGACGAAGCCGACCGCATGCTGGACATGGGCTTCATGCCCGATGTCCGCCGTATCACCACGCTGTTGTCGCCTGAGCGCCAAACGCTCATGTTCTCCGCTACCTTCGATGCTCAAACGCGCGCACTTGCCAGTACCACGTTGCGCAATCCGGTCACGATCGACGTCGCGCATGCCAGCAAGACCACGGACTTGGTGACACAGTCGGTGTATATGATCGCGCAAGAGCAAAAGACCGCGCTGTTGAAGCATCTCATCACCACGGAAGACTTGCAGCAAGTTCTCGTATTCACCAAGACCAAGCATGGGGCCGACCGGCTCGCTTCCGCCTTGGAACGCGCGGGCATCACCGCCGATTCCATTCACGGCGACAAACGCCAAGCCCAACGCACCCGCACCTTGCAAGAGTTCAAGCGCGGCGGGTTGCAGGCATTGGTGGCTACCGACGTGGCCGCGCGTGGCATCGACATCAACGGATTGCCAGGCGTCGTGAACTTCGATTTGCCCATGACCCCGGAAGGCTATGTGCACCGCATCGGGCGCACGGGCCGTGCCGGCCTGAAGGGGCAGGCCATATCGCTGGTGACACCAGCGGAGCGCGGCGCGATGATGGCAGTGGAGCGCCATCTCAAGTACAAGATCGAGCGGCGCACGCCGTCGAATTTCCAGTTTCAGGCTGCCGATGGGACGAGCAAGCATGTTCACACGGAACGGCCGCGCACCGAGCGTGCGGAGCGCAGCCGCGATGATGCTCGCTCGCACCACCGGCCCAAACACGAAGGCACCGCCCGGCCGGCGTATCAAGAGCGCGCCTTTTCCTCGGATCGCAAACCCGTGTTTGGCGCACCCGCCAGCGCTCCCGCTGGCCAGCGCCGCAACCGGCCAGCCCAGGCACCCCGTGCCGAGCGCAGCGTCAGTATTGGTGGCTTCGAATCCGCGAGCAACGATTTCAGCAACCGTCCGCGCCGGGCGGGGAAGCCTGCTTCCCCTGCTGGGCGTTCATTTTCCGCGCGCACGCGCAGTTACTAG
- a CDS encoding HNH nuclease family protein, which produces MANDRLDKVVLEARRNAEKRAEGYRAQALKLYPWVCGKCARTFTHANLKLLEVHHKNNNHDDNPPDGSNWELLCTYCHENEHAKLLDSAGRTDAGSVTPNATFNPFADLKAKLESKKRT; this is translated from the coding sequence ATGGCAAATGACCGGCTGGACAAAGTGGTGCTGGAAGCCCGGCGCAACGCCGAGAAGCGCGCCGAGGGATATCGAGCGCAGGCGCTGAAGCTCTACCCATGGGTGTGCGGAAAATGCGCGCGCACGTTCACGCACGCCAACCTTAAACTCCTCGAAGTGCACCACAAGAACAACAATCACGACGACAATCCGCCGGATGGCAGTAACTGGGAATTGCTCTGCACTTACTGTCACGAGAACGAACACGCCAAGCTGCTGGACTCGGCGGGGCGAACGGATGCGGGGAGTGTTACGCCGAACGCGACGTTCAATCCCTTCGCTGACTTGAAGGCGAAGCTAGAGTCTAAAAAGCGGACTTAG
- a CDS encoding cyclase family protein, with protein MTTPSTQRKPMKLKNSLQLMIGAMCASVAMTTSLVRADDALVPALKAAKVIELNFIWDARSPLLSFNPPFAASLTNTHKQTKGWIPELSFAADMMFFSGQHGAPTLDALGHIGHNGKLFGGLDAEQSEMPSGLTALGVEAYPKEKFVNRAVLLDVARFKNVEALAPGEEITGADLEATAKAQKVDVRAGDSVLIRTGYGKFFGDKAKYMGLRPGPGESGAKWLAEKKIFLAGADQLTFEVYPEKGTIFPAHRILIADSGIYIVENMNLEELSAALAARKDYAFSLVLNPLRLRGMTGSPLNAFAILP; from the coding sequence ATGACCACACCATCCACCCAGAGGAAACCCATGAAGCTAAAAAACTCCTTGCAACTCATGATCGGCGCCATGTGCGCCAGCGTGGCCATGACCACCTCGCTCGTCCGCGCCGACGACGCTTTGGTCCCAGCCTTGAAGGCGGCGAAGGTGATCGAACTCAATTTCATCTGGGATGCGCGCTCGCCGCTCCTGTCCTTCAACCCGCCCTTCGCCGCATCGCTCACCAACACTCACAAGCAGACGAAGGGTTGGATTCCCGAGCTGAGCTTTGCCGCCGACATGATGTTCTTCAGCGGCCAGCACGGCGCCCCCACCCTCGACGCGCTTGGGCATATCGGCCACAACGGCAAGCTCTTCGGCGGTCTGGACGCGGAACAGAGCGAGATGCCCAGCGGCTTGACGGCCCTGGGGGTTGAAGCCTATCCCAAGGAAAAGTTCGTCAACCGAGCGGTGTTGCTCGACGTCGCACGCTTCAAGAACGTGGAGGCCCTGGCGCCCGGCGAGGAAATCACCGGAGCGGACCTGGAAGCCACGGCCAAGGCGCAGAAGGTGGACGTGCGCGCCGGGGATTCGGTGCTGATCCGCACGGGCTACGGCAAGTTCTTCGGCGACAAGGCCAAGTACATGGGACTGCGTCCCGGACCGGGCGAAAGCGGCGCCAAATGGCTCGCGGAGAAAAAGATTTTCCTGGCCGGCGCCGACCAGCTCACCTTTGAGGTGTATCCGGAAAAGGGCACGATCTTCCCGGCCCACCGGATTCTCATCGCGGACAGCGGAATCTACATCGTGGAGAACATGAATCTGGAAGAGCTATCCGCCGCGCTGGCGGCTCGCAAGGATTACGCATTTTCGTTGGTTTTGAATCCCTTGCGGCTGCGCGGCATGACGGGTTCGCCGCTTAATGCGTTCGCGATATTGCCGTGA
- a CDS encoding tRNA dihydrouridine(16) synthase DusC — MTILLAPMEGLVDFVLRDILTRAGGIDRCVSEFIRVTGTLLPERAFRRVMPELDHGGRTPAGVPVRAQLLGSDPECLAENAARLATLGPAGIDLNFGCPAKSVNRHRGGAVLLDEPELIGRIVAAVRRAVPAPMPVSAKMRLGYLDSSKTRECALAIASGGADELVVHARTKADGYRPPAYWERIADIRACVNIPVIANGEIWNVEDALRCRALSGCDALMLGRGMVTDPGLALAIRKRDRTGLAESHSPDIEWEALQPRMAEFWQIVSVHLIPAHRAGRLKQWLNFLRRRFPKAQAAYNAVRTINDPTLVNQILFGASGLLHADRELLAA, encoded by the coding sequence GCATCGACCGTTGCGTTTCGGAGTTCATCCGCGTCACCGGCACGCTGCTACCCGAGCGTGCCTTTCGGCGCGTCATGCCGGAGCTAGACCATGGCGGGCGCACGCCAGCGGGGGTGCCCGTGCGAGCGCAATTGCTGGGTTCCGACCCGGAGTGTCTCGCCGAAAATGCAGCCAGGCTGGCCACCTTGGGGCCCGCGGGCATCGATCTGAATTTCGGCTGCCCGGCCAAGAGCGTGAACCGCCACCGGGGAGGCGCGGTGCTGCTGGACGAGCCAGAGCTGATCGGGAGAATCGTCGCGGCCGTGCGGCGTGCGGTCCCCGCACCCATGCCGGTGTCGGCCAAGATGCGATTGGGTTATCTCGACTCATCGAAGACGCGCGAATGCGCGCTCGCCATCGCCTCCGGCGGCGCGGACGAACTCGTAGTCCATGCACGCACGAAAGCCGATGGTTACCGGCCGCCGGCCTACTGGGAGCGCATCGCGGATATTCGCGCCTGTGTGAATATTCCGGTGATCGCCAACGGCGAGATCTGGAACGTGGAGGATGCCTTACGCTGCCGCGCGCTATCAGGCTGCGATGCGCTGATGCTGGGGCGTGGCATGGTGACGGACCCTGGCTTAGCATTGGCCATCAGAAAGCGGGACAGGACGGGCCTCGCGGAATCGCACTCACCGGACATCGAGTGGGAGGCGCTACAGCCTCGCATGGCGGAATTCTGGCAAATCGTCAGTGTGCATTTGATTCCGGCCCACCGCGCCGGGCGCTTGAAGCAATGGCTCAACTTCCTGCGCCGGCGTTTTCCCAAGGCACAGGCGGCCTACAATGCAGTGCGAACGATCAATGATCCGACTCTGGTGAACCAGATTCTGTTTGGCGCCAGCGGCCTGCTCCATGCAGACCGGGAATTGCTGGCGGCATGA
- a CDS encoding transporter substrate-binding domain-containing protein, whose product MTHADLPSSRAELAPNAKLRVGINYGNFLLVTNYVSGTEPRGVAPDLGRELARRLGVPIEFVVFDSAGKLAGAGKTGAWDVAFLGNEPQRAHEIAFTAAYLEIPVTFLVPAGSAIRTIADVDREGVRVAVARQSAYDLYLTRNLKHAQLVRTEGIDGSYDLFINEKLEVLAGLKPRLVTDAEKLPGSRVMEGQATSVKQSIGTLHGRETGSKYLREFAEDVKASGLVARLIAQYGVRGVSVAPPAQ is encoded by the coding sequence ATGACACACGCTGACCTCCCCTCCTCCCGGGCCGAGCTTGCGCCTAACGCGAAACTGCGCGTGGGCATCAACTACGGCAATTTTCTTCTGGTGACGAACTATGTTTCCGGCACCGAGCCTCGTGGCGTTGCACCCGATCTCGGGCGCGAATTGGCGCGGCGGCTCGGCGTACCAATCGAGTTCGTCGTATTCGATTCAGCCGGCAAACTTGCCGGCGCCGGGAAAACCGGCGCGTGGGACGTGGCGTTTCTCGGTAACGAGCCTCAGCGGGCACACGAAATTGCGTTTACCGCCGCGTACCTGGAAATTCCCGTCACCTTCCTCGTTCCCGCCGGATCGGCCATTCGCACCATCGCGGACGTGGACCGCGAGGGCGTGCGCGTCGCCGTCGCGCGGCAAAGCGCCTACGATCTGTATCTCACGCGCAATCTCAAGCACGCGCAACTCGTGCGCACGGAAGGTATCGACGGCTCCTACGACCTTTTCATCAACGAAAAGCTCGAAGTGCTTGCCGGCCTCAAACCCCGGCTCGTAACCGACGCCGAGAAACTCCCCGGTTCGCGCGTTATGGAAGGGCAAGCCACCTCCGTCAAGCAGTCCATCGGCACCCTCCATGGCCGCGAGACAGGTTCCAAATATCTGCGCGAATTCGCCGAAGACGTGAAAGCATCGGGCCTCGTCGCCCGCTTGATCGCTCAGTACGGTGTGCGCGGCGTGTCCGTCGCGCCGCCGGCGCAGTAA